CAGGAGTCGCACTTTTTGATACAAGAATAGAACAAACTAATGCAAAATTAAATGACGTTTTTGAAAGACAAGAAAGGTGTGAAATTTTAGAAAATGAATTGGAATCTAGTAAAAATAAGCTTGAAAAAGAATGTGAAAAAGCTAAGCGATATAAAGAGTTAAAGGCAAAACTGCTCCAAATAAAGGAATTAGAGAAAGTTCTTATTTTTGAAAAACAAGTTCAGCATGTTGAATCTATCGAGAAAAAAGAAACTGATATTGAAAAAAATAAAATATTATTTAATGAACAAAAAGAATCTATTAATAAGGAAATATCAGTTTTAGAAGGTGCTCTGAAAATACTCGTTGCTGAGCTTAAGGAGAAAGGAGAGGATACTTTGATAAAAGTGAATTCAGATATTGGAAGTATTAATTCTAGTTTGAGAGAACTAGATAGGATATCAAGTTTGAATAAAGAAGAGGGCATTAAATTACAACAACAGAGAGATGAAATTGCAATATCTAAGAGGAATATCGAGTCAGAAAAGATGAGACAAGAAAATTTTGATGATAATTTTCTAAATAAATTGAACTTGCAAATTGATCAACTCACCTTAAAGCATAAATTATCCAGAAAAAAACTTTCTGATGCAGCGGGAGAATCTGGAGAATTCTCAAAACAAAGTATCAAATTAAATTCTGAGCTGGAAAGTATACAAAATATAATTAATCCCTTGGAAGTAAAAAAAAGGAAAATTGAAGAAGAAACTATTCAAAATAATATTCAAAAAGATGAATTATATTCTCAGATCGACACCTTAGCTTTAGAAAAGCAGAAACTTTTAGAGAGAAATCAAAGCAAGCAAGAGACCTCCGAAATGAAAAATAATAACTTGGCAAGTAATAGCTCGGAAATTAATTCTTTAAAAAATGAAATTGATTTATTAAATAAAACTAAATTAAGGCTAAATAACGAGCAATTAAAGCTTGAAAAGGATTTATCTAGATTTGAAAGTAGAAAAGAAGCTTTAAATGAATCCAGAGGTTCATATGCTCTAAGAATTCTTTTAGAAGCAGGTTTAGAGGGTATACATGGCTATGTAGCTCAACTTGGGGAGGTAAGTGAGAAAAATAGATATGCATTAGAAATTGCGGCAGGAAATAGACTCGGTCAAATTGTTGTTGACAATGACCATATTGCCGCTAAAGCAATCGAAATTCTTAAAAAGAAGAAGGCGGGGAGATTAACTTTTTTACCTTTAAATAGAATTAAAAGTCAAAAGAAGAATTATGCAATTTCAAGATTTCAAGATTATAGAGAGCCTGGATTGATAGATAAAGCTATTAATTTAATTACTTTTGATGAAGTTTATTCAGATGTTTTTAGATATGTTTTTGGGGAGACGTTGGTTTTCTCAGATTTAGCCTCCGCTAGGTCATCTAAACAAAAAATTAGGTTGGTTACTTTAGGTGGTGAATTATTAGAAGCGAGTGGCGCTATCACTGGCGGCAGCAAGTTAAATAAAGATTTAGCGTATAGATTTGGAATTAATAATGATCTTGATGATTCGATCCCTATAAAAGAAAGATTATTAGTGATTGAAGAAGCTTTAAAAGAGTCAAATAATGATTTGATCATAAAAAATAATAGACTCAATAAATTAAATTCTAACCGCAGTCAAATAATTGAGGATTGTGCTTCATTTAATAAAGAAATTGAAGTAAATAAAAATTCTCTTGAGGTTCTCATTCAAAGAATTGAGGATTGTAAATCGAGATTAAATAAACTTGATAATGCTAATAATTTATTAGTTGGGCAGTTAGATTGTTTAACAAATGAATTGAAACCTTATCATAAAAAGTTTGATCAATTGCAAAGCATTCTTAAGGTTAATTATGAAAAAAATCAACAATCATCACTAATAGCGTTTAATAATGATTTTAATAATCTTGATAAAAAACTTGAATTACTTATTAAGGAGAGAGATACATTATTAGATAAGAAGAATCAATCTGCTTTAAATAAAGAACGTATCAATAATTCATTACAAATTACATTATTACAAGAAAAAAACTTGCAGGAATCTATTAAAGACCTTGCAAATGCTCATAGTGAATGGATAGATAAAAGAGATAAATTTAGAAAAGAGCTTTTAGTGCTCGATAATCAAAAAAATTCTCTGGAGAAGGATTTAGGGTTATTGAGAAGGAAAAGAGATGAATTAAACTCTTCAATTTCCAATAAAAGGCAAGAATATAATAACTATCTATTGAAGCTAGAATACCTTGAAAGAGATTTTAATTCTCTTAAAGAAGAGATGAGGAGCGAGAAAATAAAATTAGAAAATTTTAAAAAAGATCTACCTAATCCTTATCCGAATTTTGGAGAATATAAAGGGAAGAGTCTTGAATCTTTGCAATCAGAAATCTCGATCATAAATGCAAAACTACAAAGCTTAGAACCTGTAAATATGTTGGCTCTTGATGAATTAGAAGAATTAAGCGAGAGATTGAATGGTTTACGAGAAAAATTAAAAATTCTTTCTAATGAAAGATCTGAATTATTGCTGCGAATAGAAACTGTATCGACTATGCGTCAAGAGGCTTTTATGCAAGCATTTGTAGAGGTTGATAAACACTTTAGAGAAATTTTTGCGAATTTATCTGATGGAGATGGTTTTCTTCAGCTTGAAAATCCTAATTCGCCTTTAGAAGGAGGCTTAACTTTAGTTGCGCATCCTAAGGGCAAAAATGTCAGAAGATTAGCCTCTATGTCAGGTGGCGAGAAATCATTAACTGCTTTGAGTTTTTTATTTGCTTTGCAAAAGTATAAACCTTCACCTTTTTATGCATTAGATGAGGTTGATAGTTTTTTAGATGGTATAAATGTTGAAAGGTTGTCCAAATTAATATCTAATCAGTCATCAAATGCTCAATTTATAGTCGTAAGTCATAGAAGACCTATGATAAGTGCGTCTGAAAGAACAATTGGTGTTGCGCAAGCAAGAGGTGCTAATACTCAAGTTGTTGGGTTACCAAATGCTGCATAAACACACTTTTTTAAATTTATACGTCAGAATGATAAAAAGGGATTTATGAGTTTGTCTAACACATCTGCAAATAATAATCGTCCTAATTCTGTTCCTAGCGAACGATTATGGTTGAGGTCAGAATTGATGGGAACACAAGTTATTACTACTGATACTGGGAGGCGTTTAGGTGTTGTTGGAGAAGTTGTGGTTGATATTGACAGAAGAGAGGTAGTAGCTCTAGGACTTAGAGATAATCCACTGACAAGATTTTTACCAGGCTTACCAAAATGGATGCCCTTAGAAAGTATAAAGCAAGTTGGAGATGTCATATTAGTCGATTCCCTAGATTCATTGAGTGAAGGTTTTTCTCCAGAAAGATATGGAAAGGTAATTAATTGTCAGGTGATTACAGAATCTGGACAACTTTTAGGGCGAGTTCTTGGGTTTTCTTTTGATATCGAGACTGGGGATTTAATTTCTCTTGTAATGGGTGCAGTTGGCGTTCCGCTTTTGGGGGAGGGTGTTTTAAGTACTTGGGAAATTCCTTCTGAGGAAATAGTAAGTAGTGGTACGGATAGGATTATTGTTTATGAAGGTGCTGAAGAAAAATTGAACCAATTAAGTAGTGGTCTACTTGAGAAACTTGGAGTAGGGGGCTCTTCATGGGATGAAAGGGAAGCAAATGGGTACTCAGCAAATCTTGTCCCCGTTGAGAATCAGTTACTGTCTGGATCGGAATCAGAACAAACAAACAATTTGGTTGAAGAATATGAAGAAGAAGTTCTTGAAAACGATGATTATGAAGATGATTATGAAGATGATTATGAAGATGAACTGGAATACGTTGAAATAAAGAGTTCTGCAGACGTAATGAATAATAGTAAAAAACTATATATGGAAAATGATTATCCTGATCAGATCGAGAATCACAATACTTTGAATCAAATAGATGAACAAAAAGATATCGATCTTAAACAAAAGAAAAAGTCAAATAATAATTTGGCATCGAAAAGACCAATTCAAAATGCAACAGAAACTTTAGATATTGAACCATTAGATGAACAAAATTTAGTTAAGGATAATCAAAAATCAGAAACTTTTGAAATTGATGATCCCTGGTAATTAACAAAGTTTTTTTATTGAATTAAAAATTATATAAGCAAGTTTTTCTGCAGCTCCTTTCCCTCCTCTTTCTTTGACTAAATTATCACTAATATTTTTTAATTGATCCCTATCTTGAATTAGAAATAATACTTCCCTTGCAATTTTTTCAGGCGAAATATTGCCTATCCTTTCTGGAACAATCATTTTTTTTGCTTTAATATTTGGCCATGCAAAAAACTTCTTTTTTTTAAAATAAAAATATTTAACTATAAATGTTAGGAATCTGTTAATGAATGAAATTTTCCCAATTACTCCAAAAATACCATCCCAGGCATTCATCATATTTAAATGTTGAGTTGGTAGAACTACTAACATTGGAAGAGCTATTGCTGCTAATTCTGCAGTATTTGCCCCCACAGTTGTAATAGCAAGATCACATTCTTTTAATATCTCATAGCAAGGATGTTTCTTGATTAGATAAATTTTTGTATTTTTTGATGTTTCAATTACATAATCAAAACAGGAGTTTTTCATATTTTGAATTGTTTTGATTTTTGATGAGTAATATTTTGTAATAGGATTTTTTTGGCTTTGAAAGAATAAATATTCACTTTTATTGGTGGTTGG
The window above is part of the Prochlorococcus marinus CUG1415 genome. Proteins encoded here:
- the smc gene encoding chromosome segregation protein SMC; translated protein: MRLVHINQVEFENFKSFGGSVKIPLEEGFTVVTGPNGSGKSNILDGILFCLGLANSRGMRAERLPDLINNSKVKEGKASETFVSVKFNIQDWSPREELPPLELEDEEISLKKGQKEWVVSRKLRLMPGGSYASTYTSDGKQCTLQQVQRILRDISVDPEGSNVVMQGDVTRIVSMNNKERRNLIDELAGVALFDTRIEQTNAKLNDVFERQERCEILENELESSKNKLEKECEKAKRYKELKAKLLQIKELEKVLIFEKQVQHVESIEKKETDIEKNKILFNEQKESINKEISVLEGALKILVAELKEKGEDTLIKVNSDIGSINSSLRELDRISSLNKEEGIKLQQQRDEIAISKRNIESEKMRQENFDDNFLNKLNLQIDQLTLKHKLSRKKLSDAAGESGEFSKQSIKLNSELESIQNIINPLEVKKRKIEEETIQNNIQKDELYSQIDTLALEKQKLLERNQSKQETSEMKNNNLASNSSEINSLKNEIDLLNKTKLRLNNEQLKLEKDLSRFESRKEALNESRGSYALRILLEAGLEGIHGYVAQLGEVSEKNRYALEIAAGNRLGQIVVDNDHIAAKAIEILKKKKAGRLTFLPLNRIKSQKKNYAISRFQDYREPGLIDKAINLITFDEVYSDVFRYVFGETLVFSDLASARSSKQKIRLVTLGGELLEASGAITGGSKLNKDLAYRFGINNDLDDSIPIKERLLVIEEALKESNNDLIIKNNRLNKLNSNRSQIIEDCASFNKEIEVNKNSLEVLIQRIEDCKSRLNKLDNANNLLVGQLDCLTNELKPYHKKFDQLQSILKVNYEKNQQSSLIAFNNDFNNLDKKLELLIKERDTLLDKKNQSALNKERINNSLQITLLQEKNLQESIKDLANAHSEWIDKRDKFRKELLVLDNQKNSLEKDLGLLRRKRDELNSSISNKRQEYNNYLLKLEYLERDFNSLKEEMRSEKIKLENFKKDLPNPYPNFGEYKGKSLESLQSEISIINAKLQSLEPVNMLALDELEELSERLNGLREKLKILSNERSELLLRIETVSTMRQEAFMQAFVEVDKHFREIFANLSDGDGFLQLENPNSPLEGGLTLVAHPKGKNVRRLASMSGGEKSLTALSFLFALQKYKPSPFYALDEVDSFLDGINVERLSKLISNQSSNAQFIVVSHRRPMISASERTIGVAQARGANTQVVGLPNAA
- a CDS encoding PRC-barrel domain-containing protein — translated: MSLSNTSANNNRPNSVPSERLWLRSELMGTQVITTDTGRRLGVVGEVVVDIDRREVVALGLRDNPLTRFLPGLPKWMPLESIKQVGDVILVDSLDSLSEGFSPERYGKVINCQVITESGQLLGRVLGFSFDIETGDLISLVMGAVGVPLLGEGVLSTWEIPSEEIVSSGTDRIIVYEGAEEKLNQLSSGLLEKLGVGGSSWDEREANGYSANLVPVENQLLSGSESEQTNNLVEEYEEEVLENDDYEDDYEDDYEDELEYVEIKSSADVMNNSKKLYMENDYPDQIENHNTLNQIDEQKDIDLKQKKKSNNNLASKRPIQNATETLDIEPLDEQNLVKDNQKSETFEIDDPW